The genomic window TGGCCCGCAGGAGGGCCGAGCTGGAGGCGAAGGCTCCGCGGCCGGAGCTGGCCTATGCCGTCGCGGAGGGGACCGAGACGGACTCCCCGATCCACCTCCGAGGCGACCCGGAGAAGCGCGGGCCGGTCGTCCCGCGTCGCTGGCTGGAGGTGCTCGGCGGCCAGGCGGTCCCGCAGGGGAAGGGGAGCGGCCGTCGCGAGCTGGCCGGCTGGCTGACCTCGCCGACCAACCCGCTCGCGGCGCGGGTGATGGTCAACCGGATCTGGCAGGGGCACTTCGGCCGGGGGCTCGTCGCCACGCCCAGCGACTTCGGCACCCGCGGCATGCCGCCGACGCACCCGGAGCTGCTCGACTGGCTGGCCTCGCGGTTCATCAAGGACGGCTGGTCGGTCAAGGCGATGCACCGGCGGATCCTGCTCTCGGCCGCCTACCGTCAGGCGAGCACGGGCGACGCCCATGCGCTGGAGCTCGACCCCGACAACGCGCTCCGGGGCCGGTTCGGCCGCCGCCGGCTGGACGCGGAGGAGATCCGCGACAGCCTCCTGATCGCGGGGGGCTCGCTCGACCCCACGCCCGGCGGGCCGCACCCGTTCCCGCCGGAGAGTTCGTGGTCGTTCACGCAGCACAACCCGTTTCAGGCCTTCTACGAGACCGATCGGCGGAGCGTCTACCTCGTGTCGCTGCGGAACCGGCGGCAGCCGTTCCTGGGCCTCTTCGACGGCGCGGATCCGAACGCGACGACGCCGGAGCGGCAGGAGACGACGGTCCCGACCCAGGCACTCTTCTTCCTCAACGACCCGTTCTTCCACCGCCAGGCCGGACGGCTCGCGGGCCGGGCGATCGCGGCCGGGCCCGGCGAGTCGGCCCGGCTCGATGAGCTCTATCGCCTCGCCCTGCAGAGGGCCCCGCGCGGATCCGATCGGGCGACGGCCGCCGCCTTCCTCGCCCGCTACGCGGCGGAGCTGGCAGGCTTCCCGCCCGCCGAGGCGACGAGGCAGGCGTGGTCGGCCCTGGCGCGGGCGGTCCTGGCCTCGAACGAGTTCCTCTACCAGGACTAGATTGATGACGGACCCCTCGCCTCGCACGGATCGACACGAATTGGCCCGGTTGGTGGCCGTGGCAGGCAAGGCCGGGCTCGAGACCGAGGCCGTCCCCGGGGCCGCGGCGATCCCGTGGCGTCGCTGCGCTCCGCCACAGCCACCCGGAGGTACGACGAGACCGACCAGGGGCGTCCCGCCCTCCCCGGGCCTCGTCTTCATCCGCCCGCGTTACGACTCGCTCCCGGGTCAGGCCTCGAGGGCATCAGACCGATGACGGACCCCTCGCCTCGCACGAATCGACGCGGCTTCGTCCGGTCCGCGGTGGCCGGGACGATCCTGATGCCGGGCCTGCTGCACGAGCTCCTCGCCGCCGAGGACGCGGGGGACCCGCTGGCGCCCCGGGCGTCGCACTTCCCGGCGAAGGCGAAGGCGGTCATCTTCCTGTTCATGAGCGGCGGCGTCTCGCACGTCGACTCGTTCGACCCGAAGCCCCGGCTCGCGGCAGATCACGGGAAGAAGGTGACGTTCGACCACCCGGAGACGCGCAACCGGCCGGGGTACGAGTCCCTCTATCTGAAGCGGCCCGGCTGGGCGGGCTCGCCGCGCGGCGAGAGCGGCATCGAGGTGACCGACCTGTTCCCGTGCATCGCGGGGCGGGTCGACGACATCGCGCTCATCCGCTCGATGCACACCAGCCACTCGAACCACTACAACGCCACGCTCGGCATGCACACCGGCTCGTTCACCTTCGCGAGGCCGAGCCTCGGCTCGTGGCTCAGCTACGGGCTGGGGACGGCGAACCGGGACCTGCCCTCGTTCCTGGTCCTCGCCCCGCAGGTGCCCTACGCGGGGACGCAGGTCTGGGCCTCGGACTTCCTGCCGGCCGTCCACCAGGGGACGCGCGTCGTGCCCGGCGCGGAGCCGATCGCGGACCTTGCCCGCCGCGTGCCGACCCGGAGACGCCAGGAGCTGGAGCTGGACGCGCTGCGGGCCCTCAATGCGGAGCATCAGCAAACCAGGCCCAACGATTCGAACCTCGCCGCCCGCATCCGCTCGTTCGAGACCGCCTTCGGCATGCAGGCCGAGGTCCCCGCCGCCCTGGACCTCTCCGCCGAGACCGACGCCACGCTCGGTCTCTACGGGCTGAGGCGCGGGCAGGTGGACGGCTTCGGCTGGCAGTGCCTGGCCGCCCGCCGGCTCGTCGAGCGTGGCGTCCGGTTCGTGGAGCTGATCCACACGGGCTCCAGTGGGAACTGGGACTCGCACGGCGACATGGCCGACCACGGGCGGCTCGCGCCGCAGGTGGACCGGCCGATCGCCGGGCTGATCCAGGACCTGAAGGATCGCGGGCTGTTCGACTCCACGCTCGTCGTCTGGACGACCGAGTTCGGCCGCACGCCGTTCAACAACACGCCGGAGAACCTCGGCCGCGAGCACCACAACTGGGCCTTCAGCTCCTGGCTCGCCGGCGCCGGGGTGAAGCGGGGGATCGTCCACGGCGCGACCGACGAGCACGGCATCCGCGTGGCCGAGGCACCGGTCCACGTCCACGACTTCCACGCCACGATCCTGCACCTGATGGGGCTGGACCACACCCGCCTGACCTACCGCCACGGCGGCCGGGACTACCGCCTGACGGACGTGCACGGCAACGTCGTCAAGGATCTCCTGGCGTGAGAGGCGTCCGCGTCGGGCTCAGCGGCCGTCGTCTCCCGGGGCCGGGATGCGGACGACGATCACGGTCCCGGATCCGGGGCCGGACTCGACGAGGAGCTCGCCGCCGACCAGGTCCGCCCGCTCACGCATGCCGGCGAGGCCGAGCCGCCCGCCCTGCGTCGCGTCCGGGTCGAACCCCGCGCCGTCGTCCTCGACGACCGCGGTCACGTGGCCGGCGGTGCGGGTCACCACGACGCTGACCCGGCCGGCCCCGGCGTGCTTGGTCGCGTTCGTGAGGGCCTCCTGGACGATGCGGTAGACGG from Aquisphaera giovannonii includes these protein-coding regions:
- a CDS encoding DUF1501 domain-containing protein codes for the protein MTDPSPRTNRRGFVRSAVAGTILMPGLLHELLAAEDAGDPLAPRASHFPAKAKAVIFLFMSGGVSHVDSFDPKPRLAADHGKKVTFDHPETRNRPGYESLYLKRPGWAGSPRGESGIEVTDLFPCIAGRVDDIALIRSMHTSHSNHYNATLGMHTGSFTFARPSLGSWLSYGLGTANRDLPSFLVLAPQVPYAGTQVWASDFLPAVHQGTRVVPGAEPIADLARRVPTRRRQELELDALRALNAEHQQTRPNDSNLAARIRSFETAFGMQAEVPAALDLSAETDATLGLYGLRRGQVDGFGWQCLAARRLVERGVRFVELIHTGSSGNWDSHGDMADHGRLAPQVDRPIAGLIQDLKDRGLFDSTLVVWTTEFGRTPFNNTPENLGREHHNWAFSSWLAGAGVKRGIVHGATDEHGIRVAEAPVHVHDFHATILHLMGLDHTRLTYRHGGRDYRLTDVHGNVVKDLLA